The Ziziphus jujuba cultivar Dongzao chromosome 1, ASM3175591v1 genome segment AATTacctttaaaatatttaatcccATAAACCCTTCCTTCCACATAGCTCTCATCACCATTATGATTGATTCCCAAATCCAAATCTTTATAGTTGAAAAACGCCTCCCTGGGATTCTTAGACACAAAGGGAGTCATATACTCATAAAGCTTCCTTGTCAGATCAATATAATGGTTCGCTGCTTTAGTTCCTGAAGCATCCCAGTTCGTTGCATACTGAATCTTCGCCAAATTACCAGCTCTATGAGGAAACGGAGTAGCAGTAGGAGATATCTCAGCCATTTTCCCACCATACGGATTGAATGTCAACATGGGTGTTTCCAATTCGATCATTCTCTTCCAAATAAATTCCAAACCATCTTTTGGGATTGGTTTTTTCAAGTAGTCTGATTTTCTTTTGAGATGGGTAAGAACTTGTGGGGTTCGAGAAAGCAAAGCATTCTCGGGAGTTCCAAGTGGGAAACTCGTCCAGAAAAGAACGGATTGAACCCAGCTCATTTCAATTATGTCCGATTTATTCAAACCCAGTTGTGGGAAGCTCTTGTTCACCACCGAAAGTAATCTCTCCGAGTCTCCAAGAAACATGGCTATGAATGAAGCTCTTACTGTTTTCTTTCCCGTTTGATTGTTTGTCACTACATCTAAGGTAAGCCTGACGAACAAGTCTTCGTCAAGCTTATCCGCCACTTGCAAATAATGGTAAACAATATCTGTTGCGTTCTGTTCCAAAGTTCTTGGAACCCGGAAAACACTAACAATTTCGGGAACGCGGACGAGATTAATCTTGTAGGCGAGAACGACTCCGAAACTCGCTCCACCACCACCAGTAATGGCCCAGAAAAGATCTTCTCCCATGGATTTTCGGTCGAGAAGACGGCCATGGACATCAACCAGCTGAGCATCCACTATTTGGTCGACAGAAAGACCATACTTCCTCATCAAGTTTCCATATCCGCCGCCGCTGAAATGTCCTCCTACACCGACCGTCGGACAAACTCCTGCTGGGAAACCGTGTATTTTGCTTTTCTCAGCTATTCTGTAGTACACTTCGCCCAGAGTAGCCCCAGCTTGAACCCATGCAGTCTCGGATTCGATATCGACGTTGACGGATCTGAGATTGAACATGTCGAGGATGAAGAACGGGACTTCGGCCACGTACGAAACTCCTTCGTAGTCGTGTCCTCCGCTTCTGATCTTCATCTGCAGGTTGTGCTTCTGAGCACAGATGATGGAGGCTTGGACATGGGATTCATGCAATGCTGTGATGATGAGGAATGGTTTTCGTGTGGTGGTCTCGTTGAACCGGAGGTTTCGAATGTAGGATTGGAGAACGGAGGAGTAGGAAGAATTGGTTGGAGAAAAGATTGCTGGTGAGATCGGATGGGAAGGATTGGCATGGCTTAGAAGACATGGGATAAAGTCTTCAGGAACTGAGGTTGCCATTGAAATATTGGAGAGTAGgaatgaaaacaataatattacaaGTTTTGATGATGAGCACCTTGAAATGCCCATATTTAGCAttgtaatttgattttctttaagtACAGTTTTTGATGAGTTAATTGTACCTTTTGTATAAAGGTATTCTGTAAATgggtatttatatacatttatgaTTAGGCTGGTTATGTATAAAAACTCATAGATTAGAAGATTATGTAAGTCACCTCCTTTATTGACgtagaaaattttgaaagcatatCCCATGGGAGACGTAAACTAATTAGCCGCTactttatcttatatatatatatatatatatatgttagtgtGACTGTCTAAATCTATATTTAACACATTAATTATTGTATATGTACAACGATTTTGCTTTTTGGTTTTAACTTGTTAAAAAGTTTTTGGTTaactaatttaataacaatattactcataatatatataattttaatttgttggaaatataatttctattttacgCTGAATAAGAAGTAATATAATGATGTGACAAATgctatgtatataaataatcaatattaCACCCCGTAGCTGAATGATGTACAAAAGTATAATAGACCCCACTTGACAACAAAGTTTAAGGagcaaaagaaagaatatttgACAACCTCATGGATAGAGTAAAAATCAGCGCTTGACAATTACAGCCTTGTCAATTGGTCACCAATGATGATGATAAACGGTGACAAATATTTATACACGATTTATGTTGtcaatgtatacatatatttattaccaaaaaaatcaaTGTTTATATATTCTTCACTTTAAAGTATTCTACTAAACTCTTATGATACAATATATCATGGTTTTATCTTAccccccaaaataaaaaaaatatattacaatagAATATATACCAGAGTTTTGGAGAAAACCAATCAATTATTAGTGACGTAACTTATTAACAGCCGGGGAAAATATCCAAACTTTTAATTGGTCGGAAATTTGCCACGGTGATGTGTACAACATACAGAGGCATTTACTATTATTTCTGGCTCTCATTGCCATATTTATTGTGGTAATGGAGGATGGTGGTCCTGGCGTGAACTAATACATTATAGTATTGcccatccatatatatatatatatatataggattagtATTCATTAAGTTCATGAAATCttagaatttgaaaattcaaaccCATAAGCCACAtattcactatatatatatatatatattatacagtccgtttatggtgcAGATGGTCCTCATATAGactatagtattggtgatagtttttcatagtattagtgacgattttctaaaaaatcatcgttaatactataaaaaatcatcactaatactaCGATCCTCATTTGGATCgttctcaccatagaattttcatgtatatatatatatatatatatatattaatacatattttgCTGTGCTAGTAGTAGATAATAAAGTGTACGTGCTTTAGCCTTTTGTCGGTTATAGCTTGGCTGTCAATAAAGGGACCTTACAGGTAGACATGGTACATGGATGGACCACAACTCCAAATTAAAGGGTACGTACGTATGCTGCCAATAGGGTCCATGGCCTTGTCCTCAAAAGGACACCACGTTAAAGAGCGTGTCGGGTTTAAGTTTTGGATGCATTCAGACCTCGTATAACcagcatattttaaatttcgGAAATTTGtagtaataatttaattttggcaGAGTTAGAGATTAAGTTGTTTTGGGTCTAAAACTTGACAACTCGCACCATACatgtaaaaatccaaaaacttaaaaaatgatTGGCCTtacatttttttgataaataaaatggtTGGGCTTATATATGTGAGAGAATgttgatataaatataatgatgaTCACGGTTTAAACCTGCCAAAACTCACTATATAAATcctatatctacatatatatatatatatatatatctccttGTGGTGtatatttaaagaatatttttaaaacttgtaACGGTGTCTTTtggttatatataattatgcttttagatttatttatttattttatttgattgtaTGTAATTTGTCTATGTCAAACGTTAATTAATAATCGTAATAGTTTATTAAACAGCTAAAAATttgaagggaagaaaaaaactaaaagctaacaaaaaaattagtgtttatttatttatttattttcttaattttataactatttaGATGCCCTAATAAATTCTAACTACCGTTACAACCAGCATTTAACATAAAGCaaattacatacatatatatgttaattaattttatgaatcaTAATAATCTTAAAACtgataaattttaatggtaaaCCAAAGGTCAGAAAAACAcgtttttttaatgcaaaactCTTAGGTCCGAACAACTCGTTTTCATGAGGTCAACTTTTTTTGGATAACGTTCAATTTTCTGTATTAGTTATTAGATATCTATCAGATACTACTCTGCATTTTTGAACAATTTCATATCGTTTTCAGATTAATAATTCGGTTCCATTCATATCCCCTAGATTGTCAAAGGAGGACTACCTAGATCCCCCAGATTGTCAAAGGAGGACTACCTACCCAGATTAGATGTTGTTCTGGTGGAACAAATatgtgataataataataataataacaatatatttcttaaaattaatATGATTAATATGAAAATAGATGATAATTTGGCATAgtggatatatatgtaaatatttcgGCCGCAACAACAAAAGTTGTCGATGCCTGTAGGATAATGGAACGTTTTCAGATGAAGAGTTTAGGTGGCATCGTCAATGTTTATCATGTCTTAAAATTTTTggagagagaaataaaaaagaaaaaaaaaagggtcaaatAGCATAGGTTCAAACTACTTGTTAATTTAAACctatatgaaagaaaatattatatgagaAAATGAACCTAATATAGCAATAGTCAATTAATAATTTCCTTGTCAAATATTCCAGCTGCTGATAGTAATCATCAGCAACAATCACAAAtagcaaaatttatatatataacataaaaaaaaagtaatttattatatatgttttatcttTGTGATTTTGGACTTCTCATTCTAATTCTATGTTTATGGCTGGCGCTATGGGCCCATATCTAGAAGGAAGAGAATTTCTACATCTTCTAAATGTTTGACATTTGATCGTTGAATTTTAAGAAGTTTCTTAAGCATTGACTTATTTGTTAATCACAAAgcatttaaaatgttattaaaaattcTCTGCCcgcatataatattatatgtacaCGCGTATGAGGGAACATAACCAAATTCTTCAGCAGGCAGCAGTAAAAGTTATACCCAGTTATAGCCCATGGTCTCGCTGCAATAGTAAATTGGTAATTTGTTGATGATGGTCAAACAACCGTAGAGAGATATCATCATATATATGCAATCGGTCACTGACCTACTAAATATATcatttctatatgtatatatatagaagtagtACTAGTTAAACAGCGTtaatacgtgtatatatatatatatataaacaacgtTAATACGTGTATATATGTACTTTATTTATGTGAATACTAGTGCATTACTTTGGGAAGACAATTACGTACCTACCGCTCCCAACAATAA includes the following:
- the LOC125421164 gene encoding berberine bridge enzyme-like 8 — its product is MLNMGISRCSSSKLVILLFSFLLSNISMATSVPEDFIPCLLSHANPSHPISPAIFSPTNSSYSSVLQSYIRNLRFNETTTRKPFLIITALHESHVQASIICAQKHNLQMKIRSGGHDYEGVSYVAEVPFFILDMFNLRSVNVDIESETAWVQAGATLGEVYYRIAEKSKIHGFPAGVCPTVGVGGHFSGGGYGNLMRKYGLSVDQIVDAQLVDVHGRLLDRKSMGEDLFWAITGGGGASFGVVLAYKINLVRVPEIVSVFRVPRTLEQNATDIVYHYLQVADKLDEDLFVRLTLDVVTNNQTGKKTVRASFIAMFLGDSERLLSVVNKSFPQLGLNKSDIIEMSWVQSVLFWTSFPLGTPENALLSRTPQVLTHLKRKSDYLKKPIPKDGLEFIWKRMIELETPMLTFNPYGGKMAEISPTATPFPHRAGNLAKIQYATNWDASGTKAANHYIDLTRKLYEYMTPFVSKNPREAFFNYKDLDLGINHNGDESYVEGRVYGIKYFKGNFNRLVDIKTRVDPGNFFRNEQSIPTLPK